From Streptomyces fungicidicus, one genomic window encodes:
- a CDS encoding GntR family transcriptional regulator, producing the protein MGPKTTKVYETLRERLAAGEYAPGDKLPSERALVDELGIGRTALRQVLARLVAEGALEVRGRSSYRVPGAVSVRRPEGVEPWRIHGERNLYDNRWVKLQLWDVEPPGMESFEHHVVKLHHVAITAVLDDQDRVLMMWRYRFVPQQFGWELPGGIVDPGEEPADTALREVVEETGWRPKTLEHVVSYQPMVGMVDSPHEIFVGHGAERVGEPTDLEEAGHIEWVPLTDIPGLMARGELMGSGTLVALLHILANRRAQGITAAR; encoded by the coding sequence ATGGGACCGAAGACGACCAAGGTCTACGAGACGCTTCGGGAGCGGCTGGCTGCCGGCGAGTACGCACCGGGCGACAAGCTTCCCTCTGAGCGTGCGCTCGTCGATGAACTCGGCATCGGCCGGACGGCGTTGCGGCAGGTGCTCGCGCGTCTCGTGGCTGAGGGCGCTTTGGAGGTTCGGGGCCGCAGTTCGTACCGGGTCCCCGGCGCAGTGAGCGTCAGGCGGCCTGAGGGGGTGGAGCCGTGGCGTATCCACGGTGAGCGCAATCTGTACGACAACCGATGGGTGAAGCTTCAACTCTGGGATGTGGAGCCGCCCGGTATGGAGTCGTTCGAGCATCACGTGGTGAAGCTGCACCACGTAGCCATCACCGCCGTTCTGGACGACCAGGACCGCGTGCTCATGATGTGGCGCTACCGCTTCGTACCCCAACAGTTCGGCTGGGAGCTCCCGGGCGGCATCGTTGACCCTGGCGAGGAACCAGCGGACACGGCTCTACGCGAAGTGGTCGAAGAGACCGGGTGGCGCCCGAAGACGCTGGAACACGTCGTGAGCTATCAGCCCATGGTCGGCATGGTCGACTCGCCTCACGAAATCTTCGTCGGCCACGGCGCGGAACGGGTCGGTGAACCGACCGACCTAGAGGAAGCCGGCCACATCGAGTGGGTCCCCCTCACAGACATTCCGGGGCTCATGGCCCGCGGTGAGCTGATGGGGTCCGGCACCCTCGTTGCCTTGCTCCACATCCTGGCCAACCGGCGCGCGCAGGGAATCACAGCCGCGCGCTGA
- a CDS encoding RNA-directed DNA polymerase → MYDVNARLNAALRLLVSGQEFSEIPDIAAYGDVQSQWEAGLRDELAATIRDGNCTPRHTEIVDYPKSDIAVRPLARFSARDRLIYDSLIFELAADLDNFRKGQVYSYRWNHRIGRPIFWKDSWTLMRERAKRKLRSNRVFKLATTDVSSFYEHIDIDLLTDDLYLICQNETAIRNVSSFLKTFQNINHAWGLPQGSDASGILANAYLAPVDEYLERNEFPFFRYSDDIMIFHEDWNALRDALVDVNRIFRSKRLTMSAQKTKILDFPDALDTLKNARESSIDQALSTGDPDVDEDIRDYFDDLVHEERLDSSRMRFALNKLRRLGDDYAVGWCLDNLRFMAHAAREIFAYFAECAHRQREIQRKLTDFLLSSESSSYPYIEQRILRYFVRLEIGSEKAKGAAWDIMEDKNREEFPREFAVRYLGMNASASEAQLLRHKFEGEPSHTMRRALLVALYESGKLSERYLRNVEDSLPELRWTCRYLSGNPKVTTS, encoded by the coding sequence ATGTACGACGTCAATGCTCGCCTTAACGCCGCATTGCGCCTTCTCGTATCCGGACAAGAGTTTTCTGAGATTCCAGACATTGCCGCTTATGGAGACGTGCAGAGCCAATGGGAGGCCGGGCTACGGGATGAGCTTGCGGCCACCATCCGTGACGGCAATTGCACCCCGCGACACACTGAGATCGTGGACTATCCGAAAAGCGACATTGCGGTCCGCCCGCTGGCCCGATTCTCTGCGCGAGACAGACTTATCTATGATTCGCTGATTTTCGAGCTCGCGGCAGACCTGGACAACTTTCGCAAGGGACAGGTGTACAGCTACAGGTGGAATCACAGAATCGGTAGGCCGATATTCTGGAAAGACTCCTGGACTCTTATGAGAGAACGCGCGAAGCGAAAACTACGCAGCAATCGGGTGTTCAAATTAGCGACTACCGATGTATCTTCCTTCTACGAGCACATAGACATCGACCTACTAACAGACGACCTCTACCTGATATGCCAGAATGAAACCGCGATCAGGAACGTAAGCTCCTTCCTGAAAACTTTCCAGAACATCAACCATGCTTGGGGGCTTCCGCAGGGATCGGATGCTTCCGGGATTCTAGCGAATGCCTACTTGGCTCCAGTCGACGAGTACCTTGAGCGAAACGAGTTCCCCTTCTTCCGCTACTCAGACGACATCATGATCTTCCATGAAGACTGGAATGCGCTACGCGACGCCTTAGTTGACGTGAATAGAATATTCCGCTCAAAGAGGCTGACGATGTCGGCCCAGAAGACTAAAATTCTTGACTTCCCAGACGCCCTCGACACATTGAAGAACGCGCGCGAGTCTTCGATCGATCAGGCCCTTAGTACGGGTGATCCGGACGTAGACGAGGACATACGCGACTACTTCGACGACCTTGTACACGAGGAAAGACTCGACAGCAGTCGGATGAGGTTTGCCCTCAACAAGCTTCGCAGGTTGGGCGACGACTACGCGGTCGGGTGGTGCTTGGATAACCTTCGCTTCATGGCGCACGCAGCAAGGGAGATCTTTGCCTACTTCGCTGAATGCGCTCACCGGCAGCGAGAAATACAGCGCAAGCTCACCGATTTTCTCCTGTCATCCGAAAGCAGCAGTTACCCGTACATCGAACAGCGGATACTGCGCTACTTCGTACGTCTAGAGATCGGTAGCGAGAAGGCCAAAGGTGCCGCCTGGGACATCATGGAGGACAAGAATCGTGAGGAATTCCCTCGCGAATTCGCAGTGCGGTATCTAGGTATGAACGCGTCAGCGTCTGAAGCGCAACTACTCAGGCACAAATTCGAGGGCGAACCCAGTCACACTATGCGCCGCGCCTTACTGGTGGCACTCTACGAGTCAGGAAAACTCTCCGAACGCTATCTGAGGAATGTGGAGGATTCACTTCCCGAACTGCGTTGGACGTGCAGGTACCTTTCAGGGAATCCCAAGGTCACCACATCGTGA
- a CDS encoding SLATT domain-containing protein, translating into MRGNLNSEQYDSAKAELERMEENCLYSAQAYFEAAKRAELWGRLMMFIPACTAAVSGFLSALNQSVVWSALSAVSGSVAATASFLGTTKKAADFESSARSYTSLRHKIRLELGLLSMESEWRQTQELLRTLNSAYTQIVSTDIPVPNRSFNLARKRIQRGLAS; encoded by the coding sequence ATGCGAGGCAACTTGAACAGTGAACAATACGACTCCGCCAAAGCTGAACTGGAACGGATGGAGGAGAACTGTTTGTATAGTGCGCAAGCATACTTTGAGGCCGCGAAGCGAGCGGAGCTTTGGGGACGCCTCATGATGTTTATTCCAGCTTGCACAGCGGCGGTTTCTGGCTTCCTGTCCGCCCTCAATCAAAGCGTCGTATGGAGTGCACTCTCGGCCGTATCAGGTTCGGTGGCAGCAACTGCCTCCTTCCTCGGAACCACGAAAAAAGCCGCTGACTTCGAATCCTCGGCCCGTTCTTATACTTCGCTCAGACATAAAATTCGCCTTGAGCTTGGTCTCCTTTCCATGGAGAGTGAGTGGCGCCAGACTCAAGAGCTGCTGCGTACCCTGAACTCTGCGTATACGCAGATAGTGTCGACCGACATACCGGTTCCGAATCGCTCCTTCAATCTCGCACGCAAAAGGATTCAGCGAGGCCTGGCGTCGTAG
- a CDS encoding XRE family transcriptional regulator, with the protein MYVSEWENGKRTLSDRYAGILRKLLGVTDAELRGGAAPAPVAASADGYDELLSRIDAAGSVGETMVQAFNDQTELLRTMDRQRGAAGLVDQMTGHLAALEDALNFAVLPSARRPVALALAGASTLAAWQAIDSGAVERAWRHYELAKRAARDAEAPMYLAHAMAEQAYVLCEAGRPALGVDLVRDARRTVGQSSSARLRAWLYAAEAEMCAYAGMPDDSRRALDAALATIPAGPEDRDPDMLSIFLNGTHLARWQGNVLAMLGDSDAVTSLYGALEDMDPSFVRARAGLHTDLAHAHLTRAEYDDAHTHLRQARLLAGRTGSVRQRRRVDMLSARL; encoded by the coding sequence GTGTACGTGTCGGAGTGGGAGAACGGGAAGCGCACGCTCTCGGACCGGTACGCGGGGATCCTGCGGAAGCTCCTTGGCGTCACTGACGCGGAGCTGAGGGGCGGCGCTGCACCGGCGCCGGTGGCCGCTTCGGCCGACGGCTACGACGAACTGCTCAGCCGGATCGACGCGGCCGGCAGTGTCGGTGAGACCATGGTGCAGGCGTTCAACGACCAGACAGAGTTGCTCCGCACCATGGACAGGCAGAGGGGCGCGGCTGGTCTGGTCGACCAGATGACAGGGCACCTTGCCGCACTGGAAGACGCGCTCAACTTCGCCGTGCTGCCGTCCGCACGCCGACCTGTTGCCCTGGCCCTTGCAGGTGCATCGACCCTCGCAGCGTGGCAGGCCATCGACTCCGGAGCGGTCGAACGGGCGTGGCGGCACTACGAACTCGCGAAGCGAGCGGCGCGTGACGCTGAGGCTCCGATGTACCTGGCCCACGCCATGGCGGAACAGGCGTACGTGCTCTGTGAGGCCGGTCGACCTGCCCTCGGGGTCGACCTCGTACGGGACGCGCGGCGCACCGTTGGCCAGTCGAGTTCCGCTCGGTTGCGGGCGTGGCTGTATGCGGCCGAAGCGGAGATGTGCGCATACGCCGGTATGCCGGACGACTCCCGACGGGCGCTCGATGCGGCCCTGGCCACCATCCCGGCAGGACCGGAAGACAGGGACCCGGACATGCTGAGCATCTTCTTAAACGGCACCCACCTTGCCCGGTGGCAAGGCAACGTGCTCGCCATGCTCGGTGACAGCGACGCGGTCACGAGTCTGTACGGAGCGCTGGAAGACATGGACCCGTCGTTCGTCCGGGCGCGCGCTGGACTGCATACAGACTTGGCGCACGCGCACTTGACGCGAGCCGAGTACGACGACGCCCACACCCATTTGAGGCAGGCCCGGCTACTGGCGGGCCGCACCGGTTCGGTGCGGCAGCGCCGTCGTGTCGACATGCTCAGCGCGCGGCTGTGA
- a CDS encoding NAD(P)H-binding protein: MRIVIAGGHGQIALRLERLLVARGDEAAGIIRKPEQADELRGLGAEPIVLDLESASVEEVAERLEGADAAVFAAGAGPGSGVGRKETVDKAAAVLFADAAVRAGVRRFVIVSSMGADPAHEGDEIFDVYLRAKGEADAYVRGLDALDWTVLRPGQLTDDAGTGLVRLEARTGRGPVPRDDVAAVLAELVDTPATAGLTLELISGAAPVSVAVKSVAGN; the protein is encoded by the coding sequence ATGCGCATTGTCATCGCTGGTGGTCATGGTCAGATCGCGCTGCGGCTGGAGCGGCTGCTCGTCGCGCGCGGGGACGAGGCGGCGGGCATCATCCGCAAACCCGAACAGGCCGACGAACTGCGCGGGCTGGGGGCCGAGCCGATCGTGCTCGACCTGGAGTCGGCGTCGGTGGAGGAGGTCGCGGAGCGGCTGGAGGGCGCGGACGCGGCGGTGTTCGCGGCGGGCGCGGGCCCGGGCAGCGGAGTCGGCCGCAAGGAGACGGTGGACAAGGCGGCGGCGGTCCTCTTCGCCGACGCGGCCGTCCGCGCGGGCGTACGGCGTTTCGTGATCGTGTCGTCGATGGGCGCGGACCCGGCCCACGAGGGCGACGAGATCTTCGACGTGTATCTGCGCGCCAAGGGCGAGGCGGACGCTTATGTGCGCGGCCTGGACGCCCTGGACTGGACGGTTCTGCGCCCCGGGCAGCTCACCGACGACGCAGGAACCGGCCTGGTCCGTCTGGAGGCCCGCACGGGGCGCGGCCCGGTGCCGCGCGACGACGTGGCCGCCGTGCTGGCGGAGCTGGTGGACACCCCCGCGACGGCCGGGCTGACGCTGGAACTGATCAGCGGGGCCGCGCCGGTGTCGGTGGCGGTGAAGTCGGTGGCCGGTAACTGA